Proteins from a single region of Candidatus Zixiibacteriota bacterium:
- a CDS encoding IS110 family transposase — protein GKSKMTALVAVMRKMITILNTMLAKKERWNPKLA, from the coding sequence AGGAAAAAGCAAAATGACCGCCTTGGTTGCAGTGATGAGGAAAATGATAACCATTCTTAACACGATGCTCGCAAAAAAAGAAAGGTGGAACCCTAAATTAGCTTGA